TGCTGCCGACACCGGAATCACCGTGCCCGCCATCCTGCGCGCGTTGTGCCTTGCGCCCGGCAGCCTGTCGCTTAATGGTCGCATCTACATGCGCAACCACGGCCAGCGCTACCCGCTACGCGGCGGCTCCTGGTACAACGGCGCGCACGCCGGCCTCGGCGCGATCGACCTGAACCACCCGGCGTCGAACGCGGACTGGAACATCGGTGCCCGCCCCGCGAAGGTGTGATGGGTGATGGACGCCATGAGTCATGCCGACACGCGCGCGGCCGAGCCGCGCGCCATCTCGCGCATCGAGCAAGCGGCGCGCCACTCGCCCTACCAGGCGCTCATCGAAAAGCTGGAGGAGCTCGACGCCTACAGCCACCAGGTGATGCACCAGTGGCCAAAGATCGAGCGCCACGTGCTCGCCGCCGAGGTGCGTGCGTCGCTGCTGCGTGCGCGGCGGCTGTGCGCTGTCGCCTGGAAGCGCCGCCAAAAGTCATCCGCGCTCTTTGATCTCGATATCGAAATTGAGGTCTTGAGGCACTTCGTGCGCAAGGCCTATCGGCTGCGCTACATCACGGCGCATCGGCTGCACGTGTGGGCGCGCCACATCGACGAAATCGGCCGCATGATCGGCGCGTGGATCAAACACGAGGAGCATCGCGCATGACACCACCATGGGCGCAAGCGTGCAACGGCGGCTCCTGGAACAACGGCGCGAACGCCGGCCTCGGCGCGATCAACCTGAACAACCCGGCGTCGAACGCGAACTGGAACATCGGTGCCCGCCCCGCGAACGATAGCGGCCAGAAGCCGTGCCGCCCACGGGCGCACGGCCAGAGCCCATCCTTCGGCGCTTCCGTCCTGAGCCTTGACGGGCTCGAAGATCAACAGCCGTCTGCGTGCGACACGCTGGCCGACGGCGACCTCTACCAACGCATCGCCTCCTGGGGCAACCTCGTCTTGGCCTACGAAGAAGCCAGGCGCGGCAAACGCTACGCGCGCGAAGTGCTGGACTTTTCGGCCCGCTGGGAAGAGCGCCTGATCGAGCTGCACGAACACCTGCTTTGGCGCTCATGGCAGCCAGGACATCCGCGCCGCTTTTGGGTGCGCGACCCCAAGTGGCGCGAGATCACCGCACCGCCATTTGCCGACCGTATCGTGCATCACGCCCTGGTGCGCGTCGTCGATCCGCTCTTCGAGCGCCGGTTTATCTTCGACAGCTACGCTTGCCGCCGCGGAAAAGGCGTGCACGCTGCCGTGCGGCGCGCCCAGCACTTCCTGCGCCGCGCCAAGCGCCGCTGGGGCGACGGCATCTACATCGTCCACGCCGACGTCAAGTCCTATTTCCAGAGCATCGACCATCAGGTCGCCATGCAGGCCATTGCCAGTGTCACCTCGGACCCGCTCGTGCTGTGGCTGTGGCAGCAAATACTGGGCGGCTACGGCTACGCAGGCGTCGGCCTGCCTGTGGGCGCGCTGACCAGCCAACTTGTTGCCAACGCCGTGCTCGATCGGGTCGATCACGCCATCAAGGACGACCTCGGCGAGCCGTTCTACCTGCGCTACATGGACGACATGGTCGTCATCTGCCGCGACAAAGCGCACGCCCGCACTATGCTGGAGCGCATTGCTGACGAGTGCGCCAAGCTCAAGCTGCGTCTGAACCCCAAAAGCCGCTACGAGCCATGGCAACGCGGCCTGGACTTCTGCGGCTACCGCATCTGGCCCACCCACATCCTGCCGCGCAAGCGCAACATCCGACGCTGGCGTGCACGCTTCAAAGCACTGCGCGCCGCCTATGCGGCCGGCCATGTTGACTTGAAAGACGTTCGCCAGATGGTCAAGAGCTGCGCCGCGTACCTCAAACACGCCAGCGCGCACCAAGTCATGACCGGGATGCTCAAAGACCTGGTGCTAACCGCTGGTGCACGCATTTGATGCGACAACGAACGTCGCACATAATGCGAGCACAGGCTGTGGATAACCTGTGGATGTCGCATTTAATCCGAACAAGCGTCGCATTTAATTCGAGCACGCCCACTGGGGGCGGTGGCGGCAGTGATGTTCGCGATTGCTTGGATCGGCGGAGACGCGCTTTTGCTGCGGCGTGCCAACGCGCTTGTCTCGGCGGCCCGTCGACTCGCCGCGGGCGACCTCACCGCACGCACGGGGCTGCCCGCCGGCGACGACGAGATCGCCCGCGTGGCGGGGGCCTTCGATGAAATGGCCGAGGCACTGGCGCGGCAGCTCGAGCGCATCACCCAGCTCAACCGCACGCACGCCATGTTAAGCGCCATCAACGGCGCGATCCTGCGCATCCGCGATCGGGACCTGTTGCTCAAGGAAGCGTGCCGCATCGCAGTAGAGTTCGGCGGACTGCCGCTCGCCTGGGTGGCCATGATCGATCCCGAGGCCGGCCGCCTGCGACCGGTCGCCAAGGCCGGCGTGCGCCAGGAATGTGAGGCATGCGTCGAGCGCTTCATCGCGCCGCTTCCACCTGCCGCGGCGCCGGCCGAGCACCCGCTCGCCATCGCGGTGCGCGAAGGGCGCGCCCAAGTATGCAACGACATCGCCCATGACCCCGGCATGGCGCCGTGGCGGGAAGACGCAGCAGCGGCAGGAATCGCCGCGACTGCCGCCCTTCCCCTGCGCATCAAAGGGCAGGTGGTCGGGGTGCTCGGCTTGTGCGCCGCACAAGCCGACTTCTTCGACGAAGAGGAGTTGCAGCTCATCGAAGAGGTGGCCGCCGATGTCTCGCTGGGACTCGAGTACATCGAGAAAGATCGTCAGCTCCATCACCTTGCCTACTATGACCCCCTCACCGGCCTGCCGAAGGCTGCCCTGTTCGAGGATCGCCTCGCCCACGCCCTGGCCCGGCTGCGCCATCAGCCGCGTTCCCTGGCGGTCGTCGTGCTCGAAAGCGAGGATTTCCGCCGCACGGCGCGGGAGCTCGGGCGCCACGTCAGTGACCGCCTTCTGCAGGAGGTCGCGCGCCATCTCTGCGCAGGCGTGCGGGAGGGCGACACGGTGGCGTGGCTCGGCGGGGGACAGTTCGGCGTGCTGCTGACCGACGTGGGACACGCCCAGGGCGCGATGGGGCTGGCGAGCAAGCTCGTGAGCACACTGCCGCGCGAGGTCAGCGTAAACGGGATGGACGTTTTCCTGCAGGTGCGGGCAGGAGTGGCGATCTATCCGGACGATGGCACAGAGCCCGAGGTCTTGATCCGGCACGCCCGCATCGCCCTGGGGGCGCCCCGCGTGGAAGTGGGCAACACCGTCTCCTTCTTTGCGCCCGGGCTCGACGCCGCGGCGCAAGAGCGGCGCAGGATCACGCAAGCTCTCCATCGCGCCATCGAGCGCGGCGAGTTCGCCTTGCACTACCAACCCGTGATCGACCTCGCGGCCCGGCGGATGACTGGCGCCGAAGCGCTCGTGCGCTGGCACAGCGCCGAGCTCGGCCCCCTCTCACCGGCGACCTTTATTCCGATCGCGGAGGAGACCGGGCTGATTGTACCGCTCGGGCGATGGGTGTTGGAAGAAGGTTGTCGCCAGGCTGTCCGCTGGCAGGCGCAAGGCCGTGCGGGGTTGCGAATCGCGGTCAATGTCTCAGCCAAACAGTTGTACCAGCCGGACTTCCTGGACGAGGTCAACGCCATCCTCGATGCGAGCGGGGTGTCCGGCGAGCCGTCGCTGCTTGCCATCGAAGTCACCGAAAGCGCGTTGATGGAAGACATTGAGACCTCCATCGCCGTGCTCCAGCGGCTAAAGGGGCGCGGGTTATCCGTTTACGTGGACGACTTCGGGACCGGCTATTCCTCGCTGGCTTACCTCAAACGTCTTCCCGCGGACAAGCTCAAGATCGACATCTCGTTCGTGCGCGGCATGCTGAGCGACCGCAGCGATTACACCATTGTCGCCACCATCATCGCCATGGCGAGGAGCCTGGGGCTCAAGACGCTGGCCGAAGGCGTGGAAGAAGCGGCCCAAGTGGAAGCCTTGTCAGCGCTGGGTTGCGATGAAGTGCAAGGGTATTACTTCGGCCGTCCGGAGCCGCCCGATGCCTTTGCCCGGAAATGGCTCGCAGGCAACGCCTCTTGAAGCTCACCGCTCGGCCAAGGAGCGGTCCTGGGGGGTTTCCGATGACTCGAGCCGAAAAACCCCGTCCACGAGCCCCCACGGCCGCAGCGCCAAGTCCAAGCGCGACGACATGCTTGTCTCATCAAAGGCCGTCTGCCCGCTGGGCTCGCCTTTTCTCGCCCCTCTGGCCACTGCAACCAGCCCCCTGGCCGGAGAACCATCCTTTGCTCTTTCTGTGCGCCCGACTGGGCTTGAGCGCCGTTAGTCGCCCCATTGTCGCCGCTGGTCGGCTGCCCTTTGCACCCTCGTCCGCCCCTCTTTTATAAACCTGTCATAAAAAAGCGGGACTTTCGGGCAGAGGTCCCGCTCAGGAGAACTGATGCAAAGTAAGAGGGGGTTTACCCTTATCGAGCTGATGGTCATCGTGGCCGTCGTCGCCGTCCTGGCCACCGTCGGCTTGCCCTCCTTTAGCCAGTTCGTCCAGGAAATGCGCCTCGCATCGACCGCGAACGATCTGCATTCGGACCTGCTTCTTGCGCGCAGCGAATCGATCCGCCGCAACAGCCGGGTTTTACTGTGCCCGCGCGCCAGCACGACGAGCGCGCGCTGCGCGACGACGCCGGCTGCGGATACGTGGATGAATGGCTGGCTGGTGTGCTACGACGCCGACAGCGACGGGGCCTGCGATGCCCCTACCGGAACCGATCCGAATCCTGTGCGCGTCAGAAGCGGGCCCTCTTCCCCGTTGAAACTGACGGGACCAGCCGCGAGCCTGACTTTCTTTCCGGTCGGCAACGCTTCGGGCGCTGCGATATTCACGATGGCCAGCGGAACCTCGTCGACGCGATCGATCATGGTCGCACCCTCCGGCAGCGTTACGTCAAACCGGAATTGATGGAAAGAATATGACAACTTCACACCCCAAGGCAACCTGCCCCTCCCGAGGTGCGGCTGGGTTCACGGTGCTCGAGGTTCTGTTCACGCTCCTGGTAATCGCGCTCGGCGTGCTCGGCACGGCAAGTCTGCAGGCATTTGCGTTGAAGTTCAGCCAGGGCGGCCAATCGCGTACCCAGGCGGTGATCCTCGGCATGGATCTCCTGGAGCGCATCGAGGCCAACAACCCGGCAGCGATTGCGGGAAGCTATGCGCCGGCGAAGCTGCCAACCACCTTCCCCAAGGACTGCTCGATCGACCATTGCCAGCCGAGCGAGCTCGCCATCTACGATCTGGTCCAGTTCAAAAATCGGCTGGAAACCCAGCTTCCCGGCGCGACCGCAACCATCACTTTCGCTGGCTCGGGTCCCTACACCTACACCCTCCAGATCAACTGGGAAGAGCGCATCGCAAAGGGTGCCCGAACGCAGGTGGATACCGGGGGCAACACGATGGTCGGTGCCTCGGGGAAAACCGAGCGGTTTTCCTACACTGTCAGCAAGACGTTTCCCAACCGATCGATCGTCATCTGATCGCCGATGAAGCCTGGAAACAAGCTTGCGGCTACGCGCGGATTCACGATCGTCGAGATGATGGTCGCGATTACCGTCGGCCTGTTTCTCGTGGGCGCACTGGCCGTGGTGGTGCTCGGCAGCTCGGCGACCAGTCGAACACGCGAGCGTGCATCTGAGCTGCAGACCAACGGCCGCTACGCGATGGAACTGATCAAGCGCGACCTCCTGCACGCCGGCTATCTCGGAATTAGCAGCCTATTCTCACCCGACCAGCCGCTGACCGTGGGACATCCAGGCCCCCCGCCCATTCCCGCGATCACGGTGGCGAACGTCTGCGACCCGAACAATGTGGGGCGTCTCTCACAGCGCATCTGGGGATCGGAGGACAGCAATCCCTACTCCGCGACCTGCATCCCGGCCGCCAACTATGCTCGGGGTGACGTGCTCGTGATCCGCGGCCTGAATCCGACGCCCGTGAGCGCGCCGTTCAGCAGCACTCTGGTCTACTACCGTTCGGCGTACGAGGGCGGAGCGCCTTTCGTCGGTCCAACGCCGCCAGATTTTACGGGTACCAACAGAGCTCCCCCCTACGTGGATTATCTCGTTGACGAAACCGTCTACTACGTCAGCCCGCATACCACGTCTGCAAGCGAGAACCCGAAAGTGCCGGCGCTTTATCGGCTGCGGCTCTCTTCGGGCCCCGCCATGGTGCCCGAGCTCGTCGCTTCGGGCGTTGAGAACCTCCAGGTCCGATACGGGATCTTTCAGACCAACGACACGGTCCGCTACCTCGCAGCCGATGAAATGACCGCCACCGACTGGGACCTGGTGAGATCGGTGCAGGTGTTCCTCCTCATGCGCGCCGCAACGCCCGAGCCCGGTTACCTGAACAACACGACCTACTCCATGGGCGGGGACAGTTACACGGTCAATGATGCCTATCCGCGGTTGCTACTGACCGCAGTAGTGCAACTACGCAACTAGGAGCAGCGGATATGCCGAAAGCACTCTATGGAAGAAGCTACCAAGATGGCGCGTCGCTGATCGTCGCCCTGGTGATGCTGGCCGTGCTCATGCTGATGGGTGTTTCCGCGTACGTCGTTTCGACCAACCAATTCCGGATGGCCGCCAATCTACAGTACCAGAACGTCGCGCTCGCCAACGCTGAGAGCGCACTCGCCACGGCCGAGAACTGGATCGCCGCGAACTACAACCACCCCGGGTTCATCACCAGAACACCGGGCGGACTGTATCCGACGGGCACCGCGCCCGATCCTCTCACCATGACCTGGGACGACAGCACGTCGATAAAGGTCGACCCCAGTGGCAGCCAGCGCTTCATGATCGAACTCCTGGCCGCCGATCGGGTGCTGCCGTCCAACAGCGTCGGCAACTGCAATGTCTACGGCCAGAGCGGTCCCTGTCCACGGGTGAATGTATATCGTCTCACTGCACGGGGGACGAGCGTTCTCGGCACGACCAAGTTTGTGCAGTCAGTGTTCGCCGTGCGCATCAACATCTGAAGGCGAGCTCAGAGGAGGCAACGATGGCAACATCGCGCGTCCTGAATACCAGGATCCAGCTCTGTGCTGCATTGGCACTGTGCGCGCCCTTCGCTTCTGGCGCGCCGGTTTTCACACCCAATGATCAGCCGTTCGGCTACGCGCCCGCGCTTGCGCTTACCGGGTTCAACCTCTCCACCGGGACCCAGAAGGCTTTCCAGACGTGGTTTGACCCTAATAGCTGGGCGGGCGATCTCTCGGCCTACCCGATCGGCACCGACGGCAGGACCAAGGTTTCGCAGAAGCTCTGGAGCGCCAAAGCGGTTTTCGCGACCAAGCAGGCCTGCTACGCGTCCGATCCGGTCGGCAGCCTGAGCTACTATGATACGGGCAGAAAAATCGTCACCCGCGGCGGCAACCCTCGCGCGAACATCCCTTTTCGCTGGGCAAACCTCTCCGCCGCCGAGCAGGCAAGCATTGGCGATGCTACAAAGGGCCCCAAGATCGTCGACTTCCTTCGCGGCGATCGTAGCAACGAAAAATACCAGCAGGTTGTCGCCGGCGACGGCAGCATCGAATCCGAATGCGGCGTAAAATCCCCCGGCACCGGCCTGTTTCGCGCCAGACAGAGCATTCTCGGTGACATCATCCACGGCCGGCCCGTGTTCGTGGGCGCTCCGCCTGCCGACTACCTGTTCGATAACTATCCGGCATTCAAGACTGCCAACGCAGGTCGTGCGCAGCGGGTCTACGTCGGCGCGAATGACGGCATGGTACATGCCTTCGACGCCGCCACAGGCGAGGAGGTCTGGGCTTACATTCCCTCGATGCTGATCCCCAACCTCAAGCTCCTCTCGATCGATCCCTACACGCACAAGTATTTCGTGGACGGCGGTCTCGCCGCCGGTGACGTCAACATCGGCACTTCGGCGAACCCGGACTGGCGTACCATGCTTGTCGGCGGCTTGGGGGCCGGAGGAAAAGGCCTGTTCGCGCTCGACGTCACCGATCCAACCGCCGCCGATGAGAACGCGGCCGCGAGGAAGATCCGGTGGGAAATCACACCCGCGACGAGCGGATTCGCCGACCTCGGATACACCTACGGAGATCCGGTGATCGCGCGGATGAACACCGGCCAGTGGGCGGTGATCGTGGGCAACGGTTATCTCAACACCAACACCGGCCACGCCGTTCTGTAC
The window above is part of the Pelomicrobium methylotrophicum genome. Proteins encoded here:
- the avd gene encoding diversity-generating retroelement protein Avd; the protein is MDAMSHADTRAAEPRAISRIEQAARHSPYQALIEKLEELDAYSHQVMHQWPKIERHVLAAEVRASLLRARRLCAVAWKRRQKSSALFDLDIEIEVLRHFVRKAYRLRYITAHRLHVWARHIDEIGRMIGAWIKHEEHRA
- a CDS encoding reverse transcriptase/maturase family protein — protein: MTPPWAQACNGGSWNNGANAGLGAINLNNPASNANWNIGARPANDSGQKPCRPRAHGQSPSFGASVLSLDGLEDQQPSACDTLADGDLYQRIASWGNLVLAYEEARRGKRYAREVLDFSARWEERLIELHEHLLWRSWQPGHPRRFWVRDPKWREITAPPFADRIVHHALVRVVDPLFERRFIFDSYACRRGKGVHAAVRRAQHFLRRAKRRWGDGIYIVHADVKSYFQSIDHQVAMQAIASVTSDPLVLWLWQQILGGYGYAGVGLPVGALTSQLVANAVLDRVDHAIKDDLGEPFYLRYMDDMVVICRDKAHARTMLERIADECAKLKLRLNPKSRYEPWQRGLDFCGYRIWPTHILPRKRNIRRWRARFKALRAAYAAGHVDLKDVRQMVKSCAAYLKHASAHQVMTGMLKDLVLTAGARI
- a CDS encoding putative bifunctional diguanylate cyclase/phosphodiesterase; translated protein: MFAIAWIGGDALLLRRANALVSAARRLAAGDLTARTGLPAGDDEIARVAGAFDEMAEALARQLERITQLNRTHAMLSAINGAILRIRDRDLLLKEACRIAVEFGGLPLAWVAMIDPEAGRLRPVAKAGVRQECEACVERFIAPLPPAAAPAEHPLAIAVREGRAQVCNDIAHDPGMAPWREDAAAAGIAATAALPLRIKGQVVGVLGLCAAQADFFDEEELQLIEEVAADVSLGLEYIEKDRQLHHLAYYDPLTGLPKAALFEDRLAHALARLRHQPRSLAVVVLESEDFRRTARELGRHVSDRLLQEVARHLCAGVREGDTVAWLGGGQFGVLLTDVGHAQGAMGLASKLVSTLPREVSVNGMDVFLQVRAGVAIYPDDGTEPEVLIRHARIALGAPRVEVGNTVSFFAPGLDAAAQERRRITQALHRAIERGEFALHYQPVIDLAARRMTGAEALVRWHSAELGPLSPATFIPIAEETGLIVPLGRWVLEEGCRQAVRWQAQGRAGLRIAVNVSAKQLYQPDFLDEVNAILDASGVSGEPSLLAIEVTESALMEDIETSIAVLQRLKGRGLSVYVDDFGTGYSSLAYLKRLPADKLKIDISFVRGMLSDRSDYTIVATIIAMARSLGLKTLAEGVEEAAQVEALSALGCDEVQGYYFGRPEPPDAFARKWLAGNAS
- a CDS encoding GspH/FimT family pseudopilin; this translates as MQSKRGFTLIELMVIVAVVAVLATVGLPSFSQFVQEMRLASTANDLHSDLLLARSESIRRNSRVLLCPRASTTSARCATTPAADTWMNGWLVCYDADSDGACDAPTGTDPNPVRVRSGPSSPLKLTGPAASLTFFPVGNASGAAIFTMASGTSSTRSIMVAPSGSVTSNRN
- the pilV gene encoding type IV pilus modification protein PilV; its protein translation is MTTSHPKATCPSRGAAGFTVLEVLFTLLVIALGVLGTASLQAFALKFSQGGQSRTQAVILGMDLLERIEANNPAAIAGSYAPAKLPTTFPKDCSIDHCQPSELAIYDLVQFKNRLETQLPGATATITFAGSGPYTYTLQINWEERIAKGARTQVDTGGNTMVGASGKTERFSYTVSKTFPNRSIVI
- a CDS encoding PilW family protein, whose protein sequence is MKPGNKLAATRGFTIVEMMVAITVGLFLVGALAVVVLGSSATSRTRERASELQTNGRYAMELIKRDLLHAGYLGISSLFSPDQPLTVGHPGPPPIPAITVANVCDPNNVGRLSQRIWGSEDSNPYSATCIPAANYARGDVLVIRGLNPTPVSAPFSSTLVYYRSAYEGGAPFVGPTPPDFTGTNRAPPYVDYLVDETVYYVSPHTTSASENPKVPALYRLRLSSGPAMVPELVASGVENLQVRYGIFQTNDTVRYLAADEMTATDWDLVRSVQVFLLMRAATPEPGYLNNTTYSMGGDSYTVNDAYPRLLLTAVVQLRN
- a CDS encoding pilus assembly PilX family protein; its protein translation is MPKALYGRSYQDGASLIVALVMLAVLMLMGVSAYVVSTNQFRMAANLQYQNVALANAESALATAENWIAANYNHPGFITRTPGGLYPTGTAPDPLTMTWDDSTSIKVDPSGSQRFMIELLAADRVLPSNSVGNCNVYGQSGPCPRVNVYRLTARGTSVLGTTKFVQSVFAVRINI